tataaataacataaataacaCTGTCAAACAACACGTTGGAAGTGCTGACATTTCTAGGCTCTGAAATTCAAATCATGCTGCAATTACAACCTTTCATGCTGTTCAGTTATCCCAGTACTTGTTCAGTAGTTAAAATGAATGCATATTTAAACACCATTTATAAGCcgttatttttattttgctgaagcAGTTTATATAGGATTTTGTTATGTTTggcaagaaacagaaaacaatttttgcaGCATCTAGGTATAAATGGTTGCCAGAAAGAAATCCAGGACTTCTAATCATTTAAAGCATCGGGGGAacagaagggaaagagggagaaaagagatCCTAAGAAGGCTATTGGAGATTTTGAAGACTGGTAGTTGCTTTTGGTGACAGCGGCATGTGCATGCTTCTGACAGAACTGTCTGACTATGGAAATGGGCAACAGAGGTTTGAAGGCTCCTAAGGAATGAAGGAAGTTTTAACGTCCAACACTGATATTGCAGGTCTTGCAGCTGGGATCTTTCTTTGCATTTGCAGTAGACAAGCTCATTAGTTGGTGACCAGTAATTTCTGCAACTGTGCCAAGGGAGAGATCCACAGGATCAGTGTAAATTACTTCCAGAATAACATCCTGGGCATGATGGTAAACCATGACCCCATCTTCTTCATCGCAGGTCAGAAATTTGTTATCTTTTATATTTAGCTGGGGAAGGCGCTGCTTACAGAACTCATCTCCTGGTGACCCCACGGGGGCGATCACGAGGATGACGTAGTGGTAGGCTGTGTACATGCAGTAGAAGTCTCCAAAGTACAAGTTAGTATTTGGGTTGAAGAGTTTTTCAGCTGCAATCTCATACCTGTATCTTCCATAGGGTGAATCTTGAGGTGGCTTCCCGGTGTTAAACTCGGTGTTGCAGCTAAAGAAGATGCCTTCCAGCTTCCCGCTGATCGGAGAGCCATGGCTGCCACTGTTATCCTTAACAGAGGGCTGCATAGCATTCCCATGATGCTCTCTACAAATGAAGGACTGgtattgtttattttgtaacacataggaaagaaaaagtgaaacgTTATCATGCTGTTTGGAAACAGGACTGAAGGGACACAAAGGAAAACCATTACACTGAAAGCTGGGGTTAATGTCATAGTCTTAGGACCAAGAAAATCAAGTGCAATCAGACTTGGGAAGAGCTAGAATAATTCCTGCTCAAGgggaaaatttgcttttccagcctgcCTTCTCTGTCAGCTGTCTGGTTATCATATGTaggcaaaaaaagaacaaacaaaaaagcccctaaatcacaaatgtttttaattagcTGATTTGTTCAGACTTCCACTACATTTCTAACAATAAACACATGTTGAATATCGTAAGTCAGTCTCCCTATGCTGAATATACTGTTtgttaatatgtatttttagcATAGGCAGTATAAAGTTCATGTAGAAAACTGCCAGTGAAAGTTATTTCTGAAGGATGCTTTTCAGAGAGGTTATAGGAAAGAATGTACTGTCTACCAGT
The sequence above is a segment of the Parus major isolate Abel chromosome 6, Parus_major1.1, whole genome shotgun sequence genome. Coding sequences within it:
- the PHYHIPL gene encoding phytanoyl-CoA hydroxylase-interacting protein-like isoform X2; translated protein: MEELPVPHNIKISNITCDSFKISWDMDSKSKDRITHYFIDLNKKENKNSNKFKHKDVPTKLVAKAVPLPMTVRGHWFLSPRTEYTVAVQTASKQVDGDYVVSEWSEIIEFCTADYSKVHLTQLLEKAEVIAGRMLKLSVFYRNQHKEYFDYIREHHGNAMQPSVKDNSGSHGSPISGKLEGIFFSCNTEFNTGKPPQDSPYGRYRYEIAAEKLFNPNTNLYFGDFYCMYTAYHYVILVIAPVGSPGDEFCKQRLPQLNIKDNKFLTCDEEDGVMVYHHAQDVILEVIYTDPVDLSLGTVAEITGHQLMSLSTANAKKDPSCKTCNISVGR